The proteins below are encoded in one region of Rhodopirellula halodulae:
- a CDS encoding serine/threonine-protein kinase — MELPADHSNLLPPSRPMKFTHAPNDLVLDRYTIRRGIGVGGFGEVYFAVSQAGKEVALKRIQRNLEVELRGVSHCLNLKHQNLVSLHDVCRDSDDQAWVVMEYVAGPNLREVLDDAAKANQAEKRNRFRPSKRLPSGMFESQVRHWFAGVSAGVAHLHSAGLVHRDLKPGNLFDDDGIVKVGDYGLSKFISASHRSGHTESIGTFHYMAPEIGRGQYGREIDLYALGVILFEMLTGELPFDGETPQEIIVKHLTDSPDLSRVPEDYRNVISRCLQKDPKKRPRDVAEMLSLVSMDVQQTPVMAEVVRANSDDRPATDAANDLESNEQAPFAQAALGRQEGGTAMVLNSPDSEEPIARAVRNTFADASAWWRALETSPGIKLVLAISAVAILLVNTHWLLPVLSMVGFFYVPYYVLRHVVLQLSEPPSYSPSNDNRSNHSQQLTSAPATPPKRKPTMSKAQVRALLRGGLADRTRLSRAAEWSTSGMTSMIVAGVLLLLSSVIGMRSTPFTPLALAPYVWMALVIWLGAFGLLGIGKFWESTEGEGLVRRLVSASWGACLGLLAFALGHFLMVPMDEGLTRDIDATALPVSFYLETGVPKAAAMMAHFALLFGVLRMWKPVDPLRRVRLSLWAVTVAVVGEWVVHQIVPVPQPAGMLIAGGVIVMTQLSAPWVKSDAIATV, encoded by the coding sequence ATGGAACTTCCCGCCGACCACTCCAATCTTTTGCCTCCTTCTCGTCCGATGAAATTCACCCACGCCCCTAACGATCTGGTCCTGGACCGATACACGATTCGTCGTGGCATCGGCGTGGGCGGATTTGGCGAGGTCTATTTCGCGGTCAGTCAGGCGGGCAAAGAAGTCGCTTTGAAACGCATCCAGCGAAATTTGGAAGTTGAACTGCGAGGCGTTTCCCATTGCTTGAACCTCAAACACCAAAACCTCGTCTCACTGCATGACGTCTGCCGGGATTCGGACGATCAAGCTTGGGTGGTCATGGAATACGTGGCCGGCCCGAACCTGAGAGAGGTTTTGGATGATGCGGCAAAAGCGAACCAAGCTGAAAAACGAAATCGTTTTCGTCCGTCAAAGCGATTGCCTAGCGGGATGTTCGAATCGCAGGTCCGACATTGGTTCGCGGGCGTTTCGGCCGGCGTGGCTCATTTGCACTCCGCTGGCTTGGTCCACCGAGACCTGAAACCGGGCAACCTGTTCGATGACGACGGCATCGTCAAAGTGGGTGACTACGGACTGAGCAAGTTTATCTCTGCCTCCCACCGCAGCGGCCATACGGAAAGCATCGGCACCTTCCATTACATGGCACCGGAAATTGGTCGAGGCCAATACGGTCGCGAAATCGATTTGTATGCATTGGGAGTGATCTTGTTTGAAATGCTCACCGGAGAACTTCCGTTCGATGGTGAAACACCCCAAGAGATCATCGTCAAACACCTGACCGATTCACCCGACCTCAGCCGCGTTCCGGAAGACTACCGCAACGTGATTTCGCGGTGCCTTCAGAAGGACCCGAAGAAACGTCCACGAGATGTTGCGGAAATGCTGTCTTTGGTTTCCATGGACGTTCAACAAACACCGGTCATGGCCGAGGTTGTCCGGGCGAACTCGGACGATCGCCCAGCCACCGATGCAGCGAACGATCTCGAATCCAACGAACAAGCTCCCTTCGCACAGGCAGCCCTCGGTCGCCAGGAAGGCGGAACGGCGATGGTGTTGAACTCACCGGATAGCGAAGAGCCCATCGCTCGCGCGGTTCGGAATACATTCGCCGATGCCAGTGCTTGGTGGCGTGCTTTGGAAACCTCGCCGGGGATCAAACTCGTCTTGGCAATCTCCGCCGTGGCGATTTTGTTGGTCAACACGCACTGGTTGTTGCCGGTGCTTTCGATGGTGGGATTCTTTTACGTTCCGTATTACGTGCTGCGTCATGTTGTGCTGCAGTTGTCGGAACCGCCATCTTACTCGCCATCCAATGACAACCGATCCAACCATTCACAACAACTGACTTCTGCTCCGGCCACTCCCCCCAAACGCAAACCGACGATGTCCAAGGCTCAGGTCCGAGCCTTGCTTCGCGGTGGTTTGGCCGATCGCACTCGCCTATCGCGCGCCGCGGAATGGTCCACGTCGGGAATGACGTCGATGATCGTTGCCGGAGTGCTGCTGCTACTCAGCTCCGTCATCGGCATGCGAAGCACGCCTTTCACTCCTTTGGCTCTCGCACCTTATGTCTGGATGGCTCTGGTGATTTGGCTGGGTGCATTTGGCTTGCTGGGCATCGGCAAATTTTGGGAAAGCACAGAGGGCGAGGGCCTCGTTCGCCGATTGGTGTCGGCGTCTTGGGGAGCATGTCTGGGACTACTGGCATTTGCGTTGGGCCACTTCTTGATGGTCCCGATGGATGAAGGTTTGACCCGAGACATCGATGCAACCGCACTTCCGGTTTCGTTCTACCTCGAAACAGGCGTTCCCAAAGCCGCGGCGATGATGGCTCACTTCGCATTGCTCTTTGGCGTGTTGCGAATGTGGAAGCCGGTCGATCCTTTGCGTCGCGTGCGGCTCAGCCTTTGGGCGGTGACCGTCGCGGTGGTCGGCGAGTGGGTCGTCCATCAAATCGTTCCCGTACCACAGCCCGCTGGGATGCTGATCGCGGGTGGCGTGATCGTGATGACTCAGCTTTCTGCTCCTTGGGTGAAGTCCGATGCAATTGCAACCGTTTGA
- a CDS encoding protein kinase → MSDSVSQYRRRTRQTAYAIAILVAGLMVLFNAPWRYAQISERWVGEPFTLIQRVPTIHTDQITRAGWPWRYQIVIDGGDSQHATRVSFHDAPKLQLLNENSTRFWSWGALIADSFVAVLLVVLAFMLWCWRGKQIAKSVTPERTQRRFDIAAASASFLVPAFCVFGSSLIARQQYQSVKRLGARGGYHFTFEAPQLFQKRIPEKLHPYFLRLRSVELYSPDRLAMQQLLQVPTLRSVLIADGELDAELLEPLSRTSELTSLALNRTPVSAEVCQEIAKCERLICLGIHRCRLDSEMIAHLGGMKHLQHVDLQGNLFALEAIQRPTWSQTCRTLILSRPRPGEAAHLNIYQWPHLERLLIQDSIRIRNDATLTLSLVDLPSLREIHLDRSQKHSLYAKNLPRFYRVLEPIDLMLLYGNNTKLEGLTRFETLDLENVPSIRAIQCQATDLKELRLSDVNRLKDIHIGVYNYDSQGQVHAASPTMNGDSTWLDQIAATPTLTSLDLSGVRFDSEALKGLTQLRYLRRLRMREADLNPAQLDWILSMTNLEALDIPECQISSQWLDDCLANLPKLKRLHADLSGLDQVAIADNSNLIALDHFEVTELERLKLTHLPRLRGAIQIRGEIDEIELVDLPLLDELLIESPWPAKAKLDGLRSLRYFGGGGPGLNDGVIDQVLKFRNLDHIVLAYPNVSSQRLQALGKYRYLTGLELPGCAVDDQTASHWTKLMRLRVANFDDTSVSTNTFRWLKEIPSLRRLSIARVDLNEEASRLVSSLSQLASLDISGCNFPVEDLQRLVENGNLETLNLAGCTLTDSHLNLLARSQTLHRVMLKDCNLSPRQISDVLRRSPHLTIDLGVRQQSFFVNFSPPHQTRLVGCNVFRRQSQRTAATPIMPKPWEPDAEGWANQGTSEENEPQMASILQAASLDPAMDTVIEANLVGNQPQSPASESDAEDPQMMVVDLAEFRMQSERAFSTELFRPLGN, encoded by the coding sequence ATGTCGGATTCAGTTTCGCAGTACCGTCGTCGCACTCGTCAAACGGCCTATGCCATCGCCATTTTGGTTGCTGGTTTGATGGTTCTATTCAATGCTCCGTGGCGTTATGCGCAAATTAGCGAACGTTGGGTGGGCGAGCCCTTCACGCTGATTCAGCGAGTTCCGACGATTCACACCGACCAAATCACTCGGGCGGGTTGGCCGTGGCGTTACCAGATCGTCATCGATGGTGGAGACTCGCAGCATGCAACGCGAGTGTCTTTCCACGATGCTCCCAAGTTGCAGCTTTTGAATGAAAATTCGACCCGCTTTTGGTCTTGGGGGGCATTGATCGCAGATAGCTTCGTCGCAGTGCTCCTGGTGGTCTTGGCCTTCATGTTGTGGTGCTGGCGAGGAAAGCAAATCGCGAAATCCGTCACGCCCGAGCGGACGCAACGTCGGTTTGACATCGCCGCGGCTTCGGCAAGTTTCCTTGTCCCGGCATTTTGTGTCTTTGGATCCAGCCTGATCGCTCGCCAGCAATATCAATCGGTCAAGCGTCTCGGTGCACGTGGTGGTTATCACTTCACCTTTGAAGCACCTCAGTTGTTTCAAAAACGCATTCCCGAAAAGTTGCACCCTTATTTCCTGCGTTTGCGATCGGTTGAGCTCTACTCACCTGATCGGTTGGCAATGCAGCAATTGTTGCAAGTGCCCACGCTTCGATCCGTGTTGATCGCGGATGGCGAATTGGATGCCGAGTTGCTGGAGCCACTCTCACGCACTTCTGAACTGACCAGTCTCGCTCTGAATCGGACTCCCGTGTCTGCGGAAGTTTGCCAAGAAATCGCGAAATGCGAGCGTTTGATCTGCTTGGGGATTCATCGATGCCGGTTGGATTCCGAGATGATTGCACATCTTGGTGGCATGAAGCATCTGCAGCATGTCGATTTGCAAGGCAACCTTTTCGCATTGGAAGCAATCCAACGTCCCACTTGGTCGCAAACGTGTCGCACGCTAATCCTCAGTAGGCCTAGGCCGGGCGAGGCGGCTCATTTGAATATTTATCAGTGGCCTCATTTGGAGCGTCTACTGATTCAGGATTCGATTCGAATCCGCAACGATGCAACATTGACATTGTCCTTGGTCGATCTGCCGTCGCTTCGCGAAATTCATCTCGATCGTTCTCAGAAACACTCTTTGTACGCCAAGAATTTGCCGCGGTTTTATCGAGTCCTTGAGCCGATTGATTTGATGTTGCTTTATGGAAACAACACCAAGCTTGAGGGGCTGACGCGGTTTGAAACGCTGGATCTCGAAAACGTTCCCAGTATCCGCGCCATTCAGTGTCAAGCAACGGATTTGAAAGAGTTGCGTTTATCAGATGTCAATCGACTCAAAGACATCCATATCGGTGTCTACAACTACGATTCCCAGGGACAGGTGCACGCCGCGAGTCCGACAATGAATGGGGATTCGACTTGGCTTGATCAGATTGCCGCGACGCCGACGTTGACGTCGCTTGACCTATCGGGAGTGCGGTTTGATTCCGAGGCGTTGAAGGGATTGACTCAACTGCGGTATTTGCGGCGGTTGCGAATGCGTGAGGCCGATCTCAACCCAGCGCAACTGGACTGGATCCTGTCCATGACCAATTTGGAGGCATTGGACATTCCCGAGTGTCAGATCTCTTCGCAATGGTTGGACGACTGTTTGGCGAACCTGCCAAAGCTAAAGAGGCTGCATGCCGATCTTTCGGGGCTTGATCAAGTCGCCATTGCAGACAACAGCAATCTCATCGCTCTCGATCATTTCGAAGTGACTGAGCTTGAGCGATTGAAGTTGACGCATCTGCCTCGGCTTCGCGGAGCCATCCAAATTCGTGGCGAAATTGATGAGATCGAACTGGTCGATTTGCCGTTGCTGGATGAGTTGCTGATCGAAAGTCCGTGGCCGGCGAAGGCCAAATTAGATGGGCTTCGTAGTTTGCGTTACTTCGGTGGCGGCGGACCTGGGCTCAACGACGGGGTGATCGATCAGGTTCTGAAGTTCCGAAATTTGGACCACATCGTTTTGGCCTACCCGAACGTTTCTTCCCAGAGATTGCAGGCACTGGGAAAGTACCGGTACCTGACCGGATTAGAATTGCCGGGGTGTGCCGTGGACGATCAAACAGCGTCGCATTGGACGAAGTTGATGCGACTGCGTGTTGCCAATTTTGATGACACCAGTGTCTCGACCAATACCTTTCGGTGGCTGAAGGAGATTCCGTCGCTTCGGCGTTTGTCGATCGCTCGGGTCGATTTGAACGAAGAAGCGAGCCGCTTGGTGAGTTCGCTTTCGCAGTTGGCTTCACTGGATATCAGCGGCTGCAACTTCCCGGTCGAGGATCTGCAGCGTTTGGTGGAGAACGGAAACCTCGAAACGCTGAACCTCGCCGGATGCACGCTGACGGACAGTCATTTGAACTTACTCGCGAGGTCACAAACCCTTCACCGAGTGATGTTGAAAGACTGCAACCTCAGCCCGCGTCAGATCTCAGACGTGCTTCGGCGGAGCCCACATTTGACGATCGATCTTGGTGTCCGCCAGCAGTCGTTCTTCGTCAACTTTTCACCGCCCCATCAGACACGATTGGTTGGGTGCAATGTGTTTCGTCGGCAGTCGCAACGAACGGCCGCCACTCCAATCATGCCAAAGCCTTGGGAACCCGATGCGGAGGGTTGGGCCAATCAGGGAACGAGCGAGGAAAACGAGCCGCAGATGGCCAGTATTTTGCAAGCCGCATCTTTGGATCCAGCGATGGACACCGTGATCGAAGCGAATTTGGTCGGGAACCAGCCTCAATCGCCGGCTTCTGAATCCGATGCGGAGGATCCTCAAATGATGGTGGTGGACCTGGCGGAATTTCGAATGCAGTCGGAGCGAGCGTTTTCGACCGAACTGTTTCGTCCGCTCGGAAATTGA
- a CDS encoding uracil-DNA glycosylase family protein, producing the protein MPTAKRVSKTSSGSKRIQADLLKAAEELRDSVDSLVFDEPVTHVYNPLQYAWGLHEKYVGQVGPKVRVLFLGMNPGPWGMAQTGVPFGEIDAVANWMGIQGEVDSPSSEHPKRPIEGLACERSEVSGRRLWGLMSERYPKAKDFFKEHFIANYCPLVFMEESGKNRTPDKLPASEKKALEAVCDAHLVRVLQAASWTDLIGVGAFAEKCLIRCVQSMGESDVQKTSRKKAVRRQTEESAFRIHRILHPSPASPAANKDWAGKATQQLQECGLW; encoded by the coding sequence ATGCCCACTGCGAAACGTGTCTCCAAGACGTCGTCCGGATCCAAGCGGATCCAAGCCGACCTGTTGAAGGCCGCGGAGGAACTTCGAGATTCCGTCGACTCACTGGTGTTTGACGAGCCGGTCACGCACGTCTACAACCCGTTGCAGTACGCATGGGGTTTACATGAAAAGTATGTTGGTCAAGTTGGTCCGAAAGTGCGCGTGCTTTTCTTGGGAATGAACCCAGGCCCGTGGGGGATGGCGCAAACGGGCGTTCCATTCGGTGAGATCGATGCGGTTGCAAATTGGATGGGAATTCAGGGGGAAGTCGATTCGCCTTCTTCCGAACACCCAAAGCGTCCCATCGAAGGGTTGGCGTGTGAACGCAGTGAAGTCAGCGGGCGTCGACTGTGGGGTCTGATGTCCGAACGCTATCCGAAGGCAAAAGACTTCTTCAAAGAACATTTCATCGCGAATTATTGTCCGCTGGTTTTCATGGAAGAAAGTGGCAAAAACCGGACGCCGGATAAGTTGCCGGCCAGCGAAAAGAAGGCGTTGGAGGCGGTCTGCGATGCTCATCTGGTTCGAGTGCTGCAAGCGGCGTCTTGGACGGACCTGATCGGAGTCGGAGCATTTGCCGAGAAGTGTCTCATTCGATGCGTTCAATCGATGGGAGAAAGCGACGTTCAGAAAACAAGCCGGAAGAAAGCTGTGCGGCGGCAGACAGAAGAATCCGCCTTTCGAATACACCGGATCCTGCACCCCAGTCCGGCGTCCCCGGCGGCCAACAAGGATTGGGCGGGGAAAGCGACGCAACAGCTACAGGAATGCGGGCTCTGGTGA
- a CDS encoding shikimate dehydrogenase encodes MDDKIEPVIAVVGHPVAGNPTQFALESAFDQANLDCRVLSFDLDEQQMPIALAGMDAMGFRGAWIDANCKASIVRSLASEEESKSFACDALQRRSRQDSAKEIEVLSSPWLPIAIRQDVWGDMVAQQLALGGFHVQQVMLVGEDSTQSRRLAHSLAEVKSWPFSVPVATQVAGSQESDSESTDPELTDEGMIRERFVFVNRPEEITRTTHANIWLVLDGNAADAIQAFHESSTPPGTVLVDLSEDWSANDMSEWERCKMDVGSNCITRWDIHAACLAKVVPMWLGKEVRVDVLRDAIEEYLSV; translated from the coding sequence ATGGACGACAAGATCGAGCCTGTGATCGCAGTGGTTGGACATCCGGTTGCCGGCAACCCGACACAGTTCGCTTTGGAAAGTGCCTTTGACCAAGCCAATCTGGATTGCCGAGTGCTTTCGTTCGACCTCGACGAACAGCAGATGCCGATTGCTCTGGCTGGAATGGATGCCATGGGGTTTCGAGGGGCGTGGATTGACGCGAATTGCAAAGCATCCATCGTACGTTCCTTGGCGTCGGAAGAAGAAAGCAAATCGTTTGCCTGCGACGCGTTGCAGCGCCGGAGCAGGCAGGATTCAGCCAAGGAGATCGAGGTTTTAAGCTCACCCTGGTTGCCAATTGCAATCCGGCAAGACGTCTGGGGCGACATGGTTGCACAGCAACTCGCTCTCGGAGGATTTCATGTGCAGCAGGTGATGCTGGTCGGCGAGGATTCGACTCAAAGCCGGCGTTTGGCTCACTCTTTGGCCGAAGTAAAATCGTGGCCCTTTTCGGTACCGGTTGCCACTCAGGTCGCTGGTTCTCAAGAAAGCGATTCGGAATCAACGGATCCCGAATTGACCGATGAAGGCATGATTCGCGAGCGATTTGTGTTCGTGAATCGCCCGGAGGAGATCACCAGGACAACCCACGCGAACATTTGGTTGGTGTTGGACGGCAATGCGGCGGACGCAATCCAGGCTTTTCACGAATCGTCCACACCGCCGGGAACCGTGTTGGTGGATCTGAGCGAAGACTGGTCGGCAAACGACATGAGCGAGTGGGAACGTTGCAAAATGGATGTCGGCAGCAACTGCATCACACGCTGGGACATTCATGCCGCATGCCTCGCCAAAGTCGTCCCGATGTGGCTCGGGAAGGAAGTCCGAGTGGATGTGTTGCGGGATGCAATCGAAGAGTATCTGTCGGTTTGA
- a CDS encoding phenylacetate--CoA ligase yields MSSLPYSLLANSPLPIFLIFMEPSRTELLSLNRDQLRQWQWERLQTVWQSIQSQNHPLYQDIFEQSPELTDWDAFEALPFLTKTDLLGETRDQPSKLFTLPRGDYTRTHQTSGSRGWPMPIFDTPDDWRWWLDCWQYVLDAAEVTSSDTAMMAFSFGPFIGFWTANDALVDRGCLVVPGGGLSSLARLQLMLDRRCTVVCCTPTYALHLISVAKENGIDLRDSPVSRLIVAGEPGGSVPDIRRAIEKPWGARVIDHAGASELGAWGFPTADDSGLHVIESEFIAEFFVLDEDGTPQRRAKPGEASELVMTNLARLGGPVIRYRTGDIVRPVWQHGLDCGFVKLDGGVIGRADDMLVIRGVNVFPTSIEAIVRQIAPTAEFRMIATRKDHLDQLSIELERDDLNGVRDETASAADRLKDAFRERLALRVEIHEVAASSLPRSEGKSKRFVDRRGADS; encoded by the coding sequence GTGTCGAGTCTTCCGTATTCCTTGCTGGCGAACTCACCGCTGCCAATCTTTTTGATCTTCATGGAACCTTCGCGAACAGAACTACTTTCTTTGAACCGAGATCAACTTCGGCAATGGCAATGGGAACGGCTCCAGACAGTCTGGCAAAGCATCCAATCGCAAAATCACCCTCTGTATCAAGACATCTTTGAGCAATCGCCTGAACTGACGGACTGGGACGCTTTTGAGGCGTTGCCTTTCTTGACCAAAACTGACTTACTTGGCGAAACCCGTGACCAGCCATCCAAGCTCTTTACCTTGCCGCGAGGAGACTACACGAGGACGCATCAAACCAGCGGTTCTCGAGGATGGCCAATGCCCATCTTCGACACGCCCGATGATTGGCGATGGTGGTTGGATTGTTGGCAGTACGTGTTGGACGCAGCGGAGGTCACCTCATCGGACACCGCGATGATGGCGTTCTCGTTTGGTCCATTCATTGGGTTTTGGACGGCAAACGATGCCTTGGTCGATCGAGGTTGTTTAGTGGTCCCGGGTGGTGGCTTGTCGTCATTGGCCCGTCTTCAATTGATGCTGGACCGACGATGCACTGTCGTTTGTTGCACGCCGACTTATGCGTTGCATCTCATCTCCGTCGCGAAAGAAAACGGGATTGATCTGCGTGACAGCCCGGTGAGTCGACTGATTGTGGCGGGGGAACCCGGTGGTAGCGTTCCCGATATTCGGCGTGCAATTGAAAAACCGTGGGGAGCTCGTGTGATCGATCACGCGGGTGCGAGCGAGCTAGGTGCGTGGGGTTTCCCAACGGCCGATGATTCGGGTCTGCATGTGATCGAGTCTGAGTTCATCGCCGAGTTCTTTGTGCTGGATGAGGATGGCACCCCGCAGCGACGTGCGAAACCTGGCGAAGCCTCCGAGTTGGTGATGACCAATCTGGCGCGTCTGGGTGGTCCGGTCATTCGGTACCGCACCGGCGACATCGTTCGTCCCGTTTGGCAACATGGTTTGGATTGCGGCTTTGTCAAACTGGATGGTGGTGTGATTGGCCGAGCCGACGACATGCTGGTCATCCGAGGAGTCAACGTGTTTCCAACCAGCATTGAAGCCATCGTCCGACAAATCGCCCCCACGGCAGAATTTCGAATGATCGCAACACGAAAAGATCATTTGGATCAGCTCTCGATTGAGCTGGAACGCGACGATTTGAACGGCGTGAGGGACGAAACGGCAAGTGCCGCCGACCGTCTCAAGGACGCCTTCCGAGAGCGTTTGGCTTTGCGGGTGGAGATCCACGAGGTCGCCGCTAGCTCGCTTCCCAGATCCGAGGGAAAATCCAAGCGTTTTGTCGATCGCCGCGGAGCTGATTCGTAA
- a CDS encoding polysaccharide biosynthesis tyrosine autokinase, which translates to MAESAKPTNRLPAHSPSSSSVDNEETLDVLQILSRQRWLIAFLSIAGIVAGIAYALNATVWYESNAKVLINQKSAGLGGNSTGTDMVDEDILANHMELLQSRMIVGEALDQNELRDLPSILVHLDEKTDAVDYVIDQLSIVKGGDGAAKTARSLNISFNHTDPDDAKLILTAVMKRYEQFIIDQVEQVMGRANEMVNEAKTEVEADLIAAEQAHLKARQEAPLFFQGEGSSNIYQDRYRRLQDELLDLDIQESTVKTRLARVDETLEEMGDSTDPMDQLDKLALIDSESLERLGVFAGLQMNSANTAEFKAAMPAKMEEARTQITHLLQLNSEKQRLSSVFGPGHPKVQELESEITLVKEFLQDKKDLTDPGEMFGESALTPEGLLKAYVGFLNHDLAALAERRKELTYLAADAETKAKELIEYELTDMILQKKITRQEELFEGVVQQLRELDTASGLTGYLYEFLAIPRVGEKSWPKLPLCAAGGLMLGLFSGLFLAVANDVRDGRFRSAAELDEAIGLPSLGRVGKLNSINQGIKGLIATELSPDAEAFRLGRTVLLPDIRSGNVQTIGFTSPMQGDGKSTVVSNFAVSFSQVGLKVLVIDADLRRPSAHRYFSLGKEDGLCDVLEGRLEIPEAIKTTEAENVSVMTSGSSSQTPAELLQSNRLDEVLAVVKDEYDLVLVDLPPVLAVSDPVVVLPRLDGGILVVKVANVRRDEVVNTLRRVGSSGGEMLGCMLNAFGAGKKFDSDGGYYGYYKSDYTRPTSATPRMSAPKAATISNNGQPKPE; encoded by the coding sequence ATGGCTGAGTCTGCCAAACCGACCAACCGGCTTCCCGCTCACAGTCCCTCCAGTAGCTCCGTCGACAACGAAGAGACTCTGGATGTCCTACAGATTCTCAGTCGCCAACGTTGGCTGATTGCCTTCCTCAGCATCGCGGGCATCGTCGCCGGGATCGCCTACGCACTGAACGCGACCGTTTGGTACGAATCAAATGCCAAGGTCCTGATCAATCAAAAAAGCGCAGGTCTCGGAGGCAACAGCACCGGCACCGACATGGTTGACGAGGACATCCTGGCCAACCACATGGAATTGCTGCAGAGCCGGATGATCGTCGGTGAAGCACTAGACCAAAACGAGCTGCGGGATTTGCCATCGATTCTGGTTCACCTTGACGAAAAAACAGACGCCGTCGACTACGTCATCGACCAACTTTCGATTGTCAAAGGTGGCGACGGCGCAGCGAAAACCGCTCGCAGCCTCAACATCTCGTTCAACCACACTGATCCCGACGACGCCAAGTTGATTTTGACGGCCGTGATGAAACGGTACGAACAATTCATCATCGACCAAGTCGAGCAGGTCATGGGTCGGGCCAACGAGATGGTCAACGAAGCCAAAACCGAAGTCGAAGCCGATTTGATTGCGGCGGAACAAGCTCACCTGAAAGCTCGCCAAGAAGCTCCCTTGTTCTTCCAAGGGGAAGGCAGCAGCAACATTTACCAAGACCGCTACCGACGACTCCAAGACGAACTACTGGATCTCGATATCCAAGAATCAACGGTCAAAACGCGACTGGCTCGAGTGGACGAGACTCTCGAAGAGATGGGTGATTCGACCGATCCAATGGATCAGCTCGACAAACTTGCTTTGATCGACAGCGAGAGTCTTGAGCGATTGGGTGTGTTCGCCGGACTGCAAATGAATTCTGCAAACACAGCCGAATTCAAAGCTGCGATGCCAGCGAAAATGGAAGAGGCGCGTACCCAAATCACTCACCTGCTTCAGCTCAACAGTGAGAAGCAACGATTGTCCTCTGTCTTCGGTCCGGGACACCCCAAGGTCCAAGAACTCGAAAGCGAAATCACTCTGGTCAAAGAATTCTTGCAAGACAAAAAAGATCTCACCGACCCAGGTGAGATGTTCGGCGAGAGTGCCTTGACCCCTGAAGGATTGCTGAAGGCTTATGTTGGCTTCTTAAACCACGACTTGGCCGCACTCGCAGAACGTCGCAAGGAACTGACCTATCTGGCCGCCGACGCGGAAACCAAAGCCAAAGAACTAATTGAATACGAACTGACGGACATGATCCTTCAAAAGAAGATCACGCGTCAGGAAGAGCTGTTCGAAGGTGTCGTTCAACAGCTTCGTGAGCTGGATACGGCGAGCGGACTGACTGGATATCTCTACGAGTTTTTGGCGATTCCGCGGGTGGGTGAAAAATCCTGGCCAAAGCTTCCGCTATGTGCTGCGGGCGGTCTAATGCTCGGATTGTTTTCCGGGCTGTTTCTCGCCGTCGCCAACGACGTCCGCGATGGCCGATTCCGTTCCGCGGCGGAACTCGACGAAGCCATCGGACTGCCAAGCCTGGGACGAGTTGGCAAATTGAACTCGATCAACCAGGGCATCAAGGGCCTGATCGCAACGGAGCTCTCACCTGATGCCGAAGCATTCCGATTGGGACGCACGGTGCTCCTGCCTGATATTCGGAGCGGCAACGTCCAGACGATCGGATTCACCAGCCCCATGCAGGGCGATGGAAAATCGACCGTCGTCTCCAACTTTGCCGTTTCGTTCTCGCAGGTCGGGCTGAAGGTTCTGGTCATCGATGCTGACCTTCGACGCCCCAGTGCTCATCGCTACTTCAGCCTTGGAAAAGAAGACGGCCTGTGCGATGTCCTGGAGGGGCGACTTGAAATTCCAGAAGCCATCAAGACGACGGAAGCTGAAAACGTTTCTGTGATGACGTCGGGTTCATCAAGCCAAACCCCCGCTGAGCTTCTTCAGTCCAATCGATTGGATGAGGTCCTGGCGGTCGTGAAAGATGAGTATGATTTGGTCCTGGTCGACCTTCCGCCTGTGTTGGCGGTTTCCGATCCAGTGGTCGTTCTGCCACGATTGGACGGCGGCATTTTGGTCGTCAAAGTTGCCAATGTGCGACGTGATGAGGTGGTCAACACACTGCGTCGCGTCGGAAGCTCCGGCGGTGAAATGCTGGGCTGCATGCTGAACGCATTTGGAGCGGGCAAGAAGTTTGATTCGGACGGTGGCTACTACGGCTACTACAAGAGCGACTACACGCGCCCCACCTCCGCCACCCCACGGATGTCCGCCCCCAAGGCAGCCACCATCTCCAACAACGGCCAACCCAAGCCAGAGTAA